CGGTTTCCAGCGCGGTTTTGCAGGCTTGTTTCACCGCTTCGGCTTGCCCGGAAATTACGTCTGCCTGAATAAAGATGCCGGCTTTGCAATGATCCGGAATAATTGCAGTTTGTGGAGTGGTCATATTTGTTCCCTTAATTCAGATTCAGCTTGATATTATAGCTGAATTTACACTACGTGCAGCATTCTGCCTGCCTTTTCCGCTTGCTTTTTTTTACTTTTTCAGACAAGCGTTGCGTATGAAGTGCCATGCTAAAATCTGCCTCTTTATATTTTCGGAATGGATTTATGTTTTTTGCATTTATCTTTTGTGTATTGCAGGTTTTCACGTTTTGCTTTGCCAAATTCTGGCAATGGTTTCTGAAAACCGAAAAAGGCACGTCCGCCCATCGCCTGATTTTGATCGGCGCATTCGTATTCAGCAACGGCCTGCTTGTGTTGACGCTTTTACGCTATTGGCGGTTTATGTTCCGTGTGAGCGCGGGCTGGATGGTGCTGATGCTGTTTACTGTCTTTACTTCGGCAGCGGTGTTTTTAGTGTGGCTTGCTTTGAGAAAACGCGTGGCGCAACACACTTTGGCTATGGGTTTGCGCGCGTTTAGCGTGCTGTTTTTCTGCAGTGTCACGGCTTATGCGGTGTACAGCGCTTATGTGCCGGTGGTAAAGCGTATGACCGTAACCATAGACAAACCGCTTGAAAAAACCGTCCGCATCGGCATGGCAAGCGACCTGCATTTAGGTTATTTATTCCGCGGCAAACAGCTGGATGATTTGGCAGCGATTATGAGCCGTGAAAAAGCGGACATTGTTTTGCTGCCCGGCGATATTATGGATGATGACACCGAAGCCTACCGCGAATTAGACATGAAGCCCAGCCTGATGAAGCTGCGTGCGCCGCTTGGCGTGTATGCCACCATGGGCAATCACGATTTGTTCGGACACGAACGTGAAATTCACGAAGCGCTCACCGAAGCCGGCGTAACCGTGCTGCATGACGATGTAGTGCAGATAGACAACCGCTTCTGGCTGATCGGCCGCCCCGACGACAATGCCAAAAACCGCATGCCAACCGAAGAGCTGCTGCTGAAAACCGATCCGAGACAGCCCGTTTTCCTGCTCGATCACCGCCCGACCGAAATCCATAAACATGAAAAACTGCCGATTGACGTGCAGGTTTCCGGCCATGTGCACAACGGTCAGGTGTTTCCGGCTAATTTCGTGGTGAAATTCCTCAACCGTGTGTCCTACGGATATGCGCAACTGGGCATGGGGCATTATTTTGTTACCTCCGGCTACGGTTTTTGGGGCGTGCCTTTCCGCCTCGGTTCGCAATCGGAGGTGTGGATTATTGACGTGCAGTCGCGTAATTCTAAAAAATAAAATAAGGGTTCAAAAAATGCCTGTCTGAAAACTTTCAGACAGGCATTTCGTTTATTCAAACTTAAGCAGAAGCTTTTTTCAGAATTT
This portion of the Neisseria canis genome encodes:
- a CDS encoding metallophosphoesterase, which codes for MFFAFIFCVLQVFTFCFAKFWQWFLKTEKGTSAHRLILIGAFVFSNGLLVLTLLRYWRFMFRVSAGWMVLMLFTVFTSAAVFLVWLALRKRVAQHTLAMGLRAFSVLFFCSVTAYAVYSAYVPVVKRMTVTIDKPLEKTVRIGMASDLHLGYLFRGKQLDDLAAIMSREKADIVLLPGDIMDDDTEAYRELDMKPSLMKLRAPLGVYATMGNHDLFGHEREIHEALTEAGVTVLHDDVVQIDNRFWLIGRPDDNAKNRMPTEELLLKTDPRQPVFLLDHRPTEIHKHEKLPIDVQVSGHVHNGQVFPANFVVKFLNRVSYGYAQLGMGHYFVTSGYGFWGVPFRLGSQSEVWIIDVQSRNSKK